One genomic window of Arachis hypogaea cultivar Tifrunner chromosome 8, arahy.Tifrunner.gnm2.J5K5, whole genome shotgun sequence includes the following:
- the LOC112707505 gene encoding polygalacturonase-like, whose translation MCSQSVVPSSLLLMLLVSSSGLCFGSYIGPRRLMQTKHDENMDIMLRVHHQSTPSSIMSQKTFSVSHYGAKSGDGRVDNEAFEKAWNLACSEGGALVVPKEKVYHLKPIKFSGPCQASTTFMLYGTIKAWPKISAYEEDRQHWIMFDNVTNFGVDGGGTFNGNGKIWWENSCKTNESLPCKDAPTAVTFNECNNLRVENVGFRNAQQMHVRFQKCNNVTASNLVVQAPGDSPNTDGLHVTQTKNIFIRNSVIRTGDDCISIVSGSQNVRATDIVCGPGHGISIGSLGAGNSEAQVSNVVIDGAIFTGTSNGVRIKTWQGGSGYAKDIKFINIEMRNVTNPIIIDQNYCDQKEPCQEQESAVKLSNVVYQNIIGTSATQVAIKFNCSKTVPCRSIYLQDVILKPERHGSDTVATCENVRYANRGQLFPQCSTA comes from the exons ATGTGTTCACAGAGTGTAGTTCCTTCATCACTTTTGCTCATGTTATTGGTTTCTTCTTCTGGCTTGTGTTTTGGCTCTTACATTGGCCCTAGGAGGTTGATGCAGACAAAACATGATGAAAATATGGATATCATGTTAAGGGTTCATCATCAATCAACACCATCTTCAATAATGTCTCAAAAAACGTTTAGTGTTTCACATTATGGAGCAAAATCTGGTGATGGAAGAGTTGATAATGAG GCATTTGAGAAGGCATGGAATTTAGCATGTTCAGAAGGGGGTGCTCTTGTGGTCCCTAAAGAGAAGGTTTATCACCTTAAGCCAATAAAATTTTCAGGCCCATGCCAAGCCAGTACCACTTTTATG TTATATGGAACAATCAAAGCATGGCCTAAAATTTCAGCCTATGAAGAAGATAGACAGCACTGGATTATGTTTGATAATGTAACGAATTTTGGTGTTGATGGTGGCGGCACTTTCAACGGCAATGGAAAAATATGGTGGGAAAACTCTTGCAAAACTAACGAAAGCCTT CCATGTAAGGATGCACCAACT GCTGTGACTTTCAATGAATGCAACAATTTGAGAGTGGAAAACGTTGGATTCCGAAATGCACAACAAATGCATGTTAGATTTCAGAAATGCAACAACGTTACAGCTTCAAATCTGGTGGTTCAAGCTCCTGGGGATAGCCCTAACACTGATGGACTTCACGTCActcaaaccaaaaatattttcataagaAACTCTGTCATTCGTACAG GTGATGACTGCATTTCAATAGTGAGTGGTTCCCAAAATGTTCGTGCTACGGATATAGTTTGTGGACCAGGACATGGAATCAG CATTGGAAGCTTAGGAGCTGGTAATTCAGAAGCACAAGTCTCCAATGTGGTAATCGACGGAGCCATTTTCACAGGAACCTCTAATGGTGTTAGAATTAAGACTTGGCAG GGAGGTTCTGGATATGCAAAAGACatcaaatttattaatatagaaaTGCGAAACGTGACCAATCCCATAATCATAGATCAAAACTACTGTGATCAGAAAGAACCATGCCAAGAGCAG GAATCAGCAGTGAAATTGAGCAATGTGGTGTACCAGAACATCATAGGAACAAGTGCAACACAAGTTGCAATCAAATTCAACTGCAGCAAAACCGTCCCCTGCAGATCAATCTATTTGCAAGACGTGATTCTAAAGCCGGAACGCCATGGCAGCGACACGGTTGCGACATGTGAGAACGTTAGATATGCCAACAGAGGACAGCTTTTTCCTCAGTGCTCTACTGCTTGA